A genomic stretch from Falco naumanni isolate bFalNau1 chromosome 4, bFalNau1.pat, whole genome shotgun sequence includes:
- the NDUFA13 gene encoding NADH dehydrogenase [ubiquinone] 1 alpha subcomplex subunit 13: protein MAAPKVKQDMAPPGGYGPIDYKRHLPRRGLSGYSLFALGIGSLLLGYYTLVKWNRERRRLLIEDLEARIALMPLLQAESDRRTLRMLRQNLDEEAKIMKDVPGWKVGESLYHTDRWVPPTLEELYYLRPTSEVENEKFGLQYYV from the exons ATGGCGGCGCCGAAGGTGAAGCAGGACATGGCCCCGCCGGGCGGGTACGGGCCCATCGACTACAAGCGGCACCTCCCGCGCCGCGGGCTCTCAG GGTACAGCCTCTTCGCGCTCGGCATCGGCAGCCTCCTGCTGGGCTACTACACGCTCGTCAAGTGGAACCGGGAGCGCAG GCGGCTGCTGATCGAGGACCTGGAGGCACGGATTGCCCTGATGccgctgctgcaggcagagtcAGACCGCAG GACCCTCCGGATGCTGCGGCAGAACCTGGATGAGGAGGCCAAAATCATGAAGGATGTTCCTGGCTGGAAG GTGGGCGAATCCCTGTACCACACCGACCGCTGGGTGCCCCCCACGCTGGAGGAGCTCTACTACCTGCGCCCCACCAGCGAGGTGGAGAACGAGAAGTTCGGGCTGCAGTACTACGTCTGA
- the YJEFN3 gene encoding yjeF N-terminal domain-containing protein 3 isoform X2 translates to MCRPCASPAPSHRPCPPSAFKAEAEAIEKELLEDYRFGRQQLIEIWGHACAMAVTKAFPLPSLPRKQPTVLVVCGPAQNGAIGLVCARHLRIFDYEPTIFYPKRSPDPLYRDFTTQCEKMDIPFLSYLPTEVQLINDAYNAVVDAVLGAEAEATEGREPCAAILATLKLIRIPIVSLDVPSGWDVEAGSSGGISPDVLVSLAAPKQCARRFLGRQHFVAGRFLPYDVQKKFELNLPEYPGTECVVALRAPQQ, encoded by the exons ATGTGCCGGCCGTGTGCATCCCCAGCCCCGAGCCACCGGCCATGCCCACCCTCAGCCTT CAAGGCGGAGGCAGAGGCCATCgagaaggagctgctggaggattATCGGTTTGGGCGGCAGCAGCTGATCGAGATCTGGGGACACGCCTGTGCCATGGCCGTGACCAAG GCCTTCCCGCTGCCATCCCTGCCGCGCAAGCAGCCCACGGTGCTGGTCGTTTGTGGCCCGGCACAGAATGGGGCCATTGGCCTGGTGTGCGCCAGGCACCTGCGGATCTTT GACTATGAGCCCACCATCTTCTACCCCAAACGCTCCCCGGACCCCCTGTACCGGGATTTTACGACACAGTGCGAGAAGATGGACATCCCCTTCCTCTCCTACCTCCCCACCGAG GTGCAGCTGATCAATGATGCCTACAACGCCGTGGTGGACGCCGTGCTGGGAGCTGAGGCGGAGGCGACCGAGGGGAGGGAGCCCTGCGCTGCCATCCTGGCCACGCTGAAGCTCATCCGCATCCCCATCGTCAGCCTGGATGTGCCCTCAG GGTGGGACGTGGAGGCCGGGAGCAGTGGTGGGATCAGCCCCGACGTGCTGGTGTCACTGGCGGCACCCAAGCAGTGCGCTCGGCGCTTCCTGGGCCGCCAGCACTTCGTGGCCGGGCGATTCCTCCCCTACGACGTGCAGAAGAAGTTTGAGCTCAACCTGCCTGAGTACCCCGGCACCGAGTGCGTGGTGGCCCTGCGAGCCCCCCAGCAATAA
- the YJEFN3 gene encoding yjeF N-terminal domain-containing protein 3 isoform X1 → MFGGPRGLVPGRGGVPALTAVRSPRSKAEAEAIEKELLEDYRFGRQQLIEIWGHACAMAVTKAFPLPSLPRKQPTVLVVCGPAQNGAIGLVCARHLRIFDYEPTIFYPKRSPDPLYRDFTTQCEKMDIPFLSYLPTEVQLINDAYNAVVDAVLGAEAEATEGREPCAAILATLKLIRIPIVSLDVPSGWDVEAGSSGGISPDVLVSLAAPKQCARRFLGRQHFVAGRFLPYDVQKKFELNLPEYPGTECVVALRAPQQ, encoded by the exons ATGTTTGGGGGCCCAAGGGGCTTagtgccggggcgggggggtgtccctgccctcACTGCTGTCCGCTCCCCCCGCAGCAAGGCGGAGGCAGAGGCCATCgagaaggagctgctggaggattATCGGTTTGGGCGGCAGCAGCTGATCGAGATCTGGGGACACGCCTGTGCCATGGCCGTGACCAAG GCCTTCCCGCTGCCATCCCTGCCGCGCAAGCAGCCCACGGTGCTGGTCGTTTGTGGCCCGGCACAGAATGGGGCCATTGGCCTGGTGTGCGCCAGGCACCTGCGGATCTTT GACTATGAGCCCACCATCTTCTACCCCAAACGCTCCCCGGACCCCCTGTACCGGGATTTTACGACACAGTGCGAGAAGATGGACATCCCCTTCCTCTCCTACCTCCCCACCGAG GTGCAGCTGATCAATGATGCCTACAACGCCGTGGTGGACGCCGTGCTGGGAGCTGAGGCGGAGGCGACCGAGGGGAGGGAGCCCTGCGCTGCCATCCTGGCCACGCTGAAGCTCATCCGCATCCCCATCGTCAGCCTGGATGTGCCCTCAG GGTGGGACGTGGAGGCCGGGAGCAGTGGTGGGATCAGCCCCGACGTGCTGGTGTCACTGGCGGCACCCAAGCAGTGCGCTCGGCGCTTCCTGGGCCGCCAGCACTTCGTGGCCGGGCGATTCCTCCCCTACGACGTGCAGAAGAAGTTTGAGCTCAACCTGCCTGAGTACCCCGGCACCGAGTGCGTGGTGGCCCTGCGAGCCCCCCAGCAATAA
- the CILP2 gene encoding LOW QUALITY PROTEIN: cartilage intermediate layer protein 2 (The sequence of the model RefSeq protein was modified relative to this genomic sequence to represent the inferred CDS: deleted 1 base in 1 codon) yields the protein MGELALALLALAALHGAGAAEPTENDSEPGKSGMAGKPWKAAPSLADLDLDTAGRGAEWTSWFNIDHPGGDGDYESLEAIRFYYRGRVCERPVAIQARTTEWELPEEVGEVVHVSPKKGFRCINKEQPQGKTCSNYHIRFLCPLEHIYWSHWSSWSPCSRSACGSSGTQTRSRRCVNAQLVATLKEVKCKGKAVERRPCSAGPCPEPAWMEWGTWGPCSHSCGSAGTRVRRRSCKKTKKMPCTGRPTEVQKCPPSPCPACPEHTLQGTVVSTTGSALPDAHIYLEGRPPVLLARSDAHGHFTVTGLCEGTATNISIHREGFAPGLASVVSNGSGVAVVHVRLQRLEKPYMVLHPKAKVRVAGQEVTFCCKASGTPVPKKYYWYHNGTLLERKVYRYGSRLVLRGLAPEQAGTYHCKASTEAGAIKSAPAPLTVLAQGQQSCKPEPEPSLVELPSECPQDATGSRYYNVGRCPPAPCASSLAKQSGCGADAGHCCGVRRMEMRQIPCAGSLLPIKVVAECGCGPCAQPRILVQGRVTAADTGEPLRFGQIFLGGKKVGFTGYKGSFTIEVPPDTQRLVARFVDQQQRFVDAVKVLPFNRRGGAVYQEVKMLRKKEPVDLDSSQSNAIPLGEASGREPVGELILPAGAFLRPSGEVFRGTVKASVTFLDPRDMATASTASSDLSFANTEGEIIPLRTYGMFTVDFREGETGAVLQTGPVEVRMDAGQVWMPEHLQKMKLWSLNPETGLWEEEGVLRPAGGSRGKREERTFLVGNLEIRERRLFNLDVPEDRRCFVKVRAYSNEKFNPYEQLEGVVISLINLEPQPGYPANPRAWGRFDSVVTGPNGACLPAFCDGQRPDAYSAYVTATLGGEELEAVASSPKLNPNAVGVSQPYLGKLGYRRLDHDDPNLKKTAFQINVAKPDPNNVDETNGPIYPYRSLEECEEAPVSANHLRFYRVEVDKYEYNVVPFKESDLTSWTGDYLSWWPNPQEFRACFIKVQIEGPQEYMVRSRNVGGSHPRTRGQLYGLRDTRSVRDMLLENTSGACVEFKCSGMLFDQSLVDRTLVSIIPQGSCHRTAVNSLLREYLNRHPPVAENNHTAAFTMLAPVDPLGHNYGIYTVTDQNPRLAKEIAIGRCFDGTSDGFSREMKADAGTAVTFTCQERPAGRESFFQRLLTAPAEALAEIRREMGTSEMRRAPPEVMDFASGARAPGPTATRQTPSSRRRMGQIRGQP from the exons ATGGGTGAGCTGGCACTGGCCCTCCTGGCTCTCGCCGCCCTGCATGGTGCCGGGGCAGCAG AGCCCACAGAGAACGACTCGGAGCCAGGCAAGAGCGGCATGGCAGGGAAGCCCTGGaaagcagcccccagcctggcagaCCTCGACCTGGACACAGCAG gcagaggagctgaGTGGACATCGTGGTTCAACATCGACCACcctgggggggatggggactACGAGAGCCTGGAGGCCATTCGCTTCTACTACCGCGGGCGCGTCTGCGAGCGGCCGGTGGCCATCCAGGCCCGCACCACCGAGTGGGAGCTGCCCGAGGAGGTGGGTGAGGTGGTGCATGTCAGCCCCAAGAAGGGTTTTCGGTGCATCAACAAGGAGCAGCCGCAGGGGAAGACCTGCTCCAACTACCACATCCGCTTCCTCTGCCCGCTGG AGCATATCTACTGGTCGCACTGGTCCTCCTGGAGTCCCTGCTCACGCAGCGCCTGCGGCAGCAGCGGCACCCAGACCCGCAGCCGCCGATGCGTCAATGCCCAGCTGGTGGCCACGCTGAAGGAGGTCAAGTGCAAGGGCAAAGCTGTGGAGCGCCGGCCGTGCAGCGCCGGCCCCTGCCCAG AGCCAGCGTGGATGGAGTGGGGCACCTGGGGCCCCTGTTCTCACAGCTGTGGCAGCGCTGGGACACGTGTCCGGCGCCGgagctgc aaaaaaaccaagaagaTGCCGTGCACCGGCCGCCCCACCGAGGTGCAGAAATGTCCCCCCTCGCCCTGCCCAG CCTGCCCTGAGCACACACTGCAGGGCACCGTCGTCTCCACCACCGGCTCGGCACTGCCGGACGCCCACATCTACCTGGAGGGCCGCCCGCCGGTGCTGCTGGCCCGCAGCGATGCCCACGGGCACTTCACCGTGACGGGGCTGTGCGAGGGCACTGCCACCAACATCAGCATCCACCGCGAGGGCTTTGCCCCGGGACTGGCATCCGTCGTCTCCAACGGCTCTGGCGTGGCGGTGGTGCATGTGAGGCTGCAGAGGCTGG AGAAGCCCTACATGGTGCTGCACCCCAAGGCGAAGGTGCGGGTGGCCGGGCAGGAGGTGACCTTCTGCTGCAAAGCCTCGGGCACCCCGGTACCCAAGAAATATTACTG GTACCACAACGGGACGCTGCTGGAGCGGAAGGTGTACCGCTACGGCAGCCGCCTGGTGCTGCGGGGGCTGGCACCAGAGCAGGCTGGCACCTACCACTGCAAAGCCAGCACCGAGGCAGGCGCCATCAAATCGGCGCCAGCACCACTCACCGTGCTGG cccagggccagcagagctgcaagcCAGAGCCTGAGCCGAGCCTCGTGGAGCTGCCCAGCGAGTGCCCGCAGGATGCCACCGGCTCCCGCTACTACAATGTGGGGCGCTGCCCGCCTGCCCCatgtgccagcagcctggccaaGCAGTCGGGGTGCGGGGCAGATGCGGGGCACTGCTGCGGGGTGCGAAGGATGGAGATGCGGCAGATCCCCTGCGCcggctccctgctgcccatcaAGGTGGTGGCTGAGTGCGGTTGTGGACCCTGTGCCCAGCCCCGCATCCTGGTGCAGGGACGGGTGACAGCAGCTGACACTGGCGAGCCCCTGCGCTTTGGGCAGATCTTCCTGGGTGGGAAGAAGGTTGGTTTCACTGGCTACAAGGGTTCCTTCACCATCGAGGTGCCACCGGACACACAGCGCTTGGTGGCTCGCTTTGTAGACCAGCAGCAGAGGTTCGTGGATGCTGTCAAAGTCCTGCCCTTCAACCGCCGCGGTGGTGCTGTCTACCAGGAGGTCAAGATGCTGCGGAAGAAGGAGCCGGTAGATCTGGACAGCAGCCAGAGCAACGCCATCCCACTGGGGGAGGCAAGCGGCCGGGAGCCCGTTGGGGAGCTCATCCTCCCCGCTGGTGCCTTCCTCCGTCCCTCTGGGGAGGTCTTCAGGGGCACGGTCAAAGCCAGCGTCACCTTCCTGGACCCCAGGGACATGGCGACAGCCAGCACGGCCTCCAGCGACCTCAGCTTCGCCAACACTGAGGGAGAGATCATTCCTCTGCGGACCTACGGCATGTTCACCGTGGATTTTCGGGAAGGGGAGACAGGTGCGGTGCTGCAGACTGGGCCAGTGGAGGTGCGGATGGACGCGGGGCAGGTCTGGATGCCAGAACACCTGCAGAAGATGAAGTTGTGGTCCTTGAACCCCGAGACCGGCTtgtgggaggaggaaggtgtCCTCCGCCcggccggggggagccggggcaagagggaggagaggacCTTCCTGGTGGGGAACCTGGAGATCCGGGAGCGGCGTCTCTTCAACCTGGACGTGCCGGAGGACCGTCGCTGCTTTGTCAAGGTCAGGGCTTACAGCAATGAGAAGTTCAACCCCTATGAGCAACTGGAAGGGGTGGTCATCAGCCTCATCAACCTGGAGCCCCAGCCCGGCTATCCTGCCAATCCCCGGGCATGGGGGCGCTTTGACAGCGTGGTGACAGGTCCCAACGGCGCCTGCCTGCCCGCTTTCTGCGACGGCCAGCGCCCCGATGCCTACTCAGCGTACGTCACGGCCACGCTGGGCGGCGAGGAGCTGGAAGCTGTGGCCTCCAGCCCCAAGCTCAACCCCAATGCAGTTGGGGTATCCCAGCCCTACCTGGGCAAGCTGGGCTACCGCCGGTTGGACCACGATGACCCCAACTTGAAGAAGACAGCTTTCCAAATCAACGTGGCCAAGCCTGACCCCAACAACGTTGATGAGACCAATGGTCCCATCTACCCTTACCGCAGCCTCGAGGAGTGTGAGGAGGCTCCGGTCAGCGCCAACCACCTCCGCTTCTACCGCGTGGAGGTGGACAAGTACGAGTACAACGTGGTGCCCTTCAAGGAGAGCGACCTGACCTCCTGGACTGGCGACTACCTCTCGTGGTGGCCCAACCCTCAGGAGTTCAGGGCTTGTTTCATCAAGGTGCAGATCGAGGGGCCGCAGGAGTATATGGTGAGGTCCCGTAATGTGGGGGGCAGCCACCCCCGCACGCGGGGGCAGCTCTATGGGCTGCGTGACACCCGTAGCGTGCGGGACATGCTGCTGGAGAACACCTCAGGTGCCTGCGTGGAGTTCAAGTGCAGCGGGATGCTCTTCGACCAGAGCCTGGTGGATCGCACCTTGGTCTCCATCATCCCCCAAGGCAGCTGCCACCGCACAGCCGTCAACAGCCTCCTCCGGGAGTACCTGAACCGTCACCCGCCCGTGGCAGAGAACAACCACACAGCCGCCTTCACCATGCTGGCACCGGTCGACCCGTTGGGTCACAACTATGGCATCTACACGGTGACGGACCAGAACCCGCGGCTGGCCAAGGAGATCGCCATCGGCCGCTGCTTTGATGGCACCTCTGATGGCTTCTCAAGGGAGATGAAGGCGGACGCGGGTACGGCTGTCACCTTCACCTGCCAGGAGCGGCCGGCAGGGCGGGAGAGCTTCTTCCAGCGGCTGCTGACGGCCCCAGCCGAGGCGCTGGCTGAGATCCGGCGGGAGATGGGGACCAGCGAGATGCGCCGGGCTCCCCCCGAGGTGATGGACTTTGCCTCCGGCGCTCGAGCCCCAGGCCCCACGGCCACCCGCCAGACCCCCAGCAGCCGGCGGAGGATGGGCCAGATCCGGGGGCAGCCATGA